The Melanotaenia boesemani isolate fMelBoe1 chromosome 12, fMelBoe1.pri, whole genome shotgun sequence genome contains the following window.
AGTGGGTGGAGAGACCTGATCCATCATCTGATATCTTAACTATCCTAGTAACTCCTACCTTCTAATGCAGGAAGTCATAAGCACAACTTACTGATGCATTCAAGTGCTGTTGGAAATTAGAGCGTGTCCCAGCTTGCAGTGTGCGTTAGCAGCATTTAGATGCAAAGAGcctgcttttcattttcatggtttAACTGAGATCcagaataataaacaaataaaaggaaaaataattaggaataattttttttaatccagattAAGAACTAAAGTTAAAAAGATTATAGAGACAAAATTGAATGTATATAGTTTAAAAGACCAGTATTCAAACACATTCAAATATgagtaaaaatacatatattcaACGAGAAATTGTTAAGAATCAAACTCATGAATAATGTTCCTTTTagcataatgttttatttattcatattttcaaaTGGCTAATTAAACCAGGACACATTAATTAGTGCAGTATTTTAATAAGTCACTGTGAAATCATTCTTACTACATAATACtataaaaagtcatgaagccaGTTAGCTGatttacaacaacaacaacaacaacaataacaataataataaaaataaaaatacatttagcaAATTCAGTAAAGTCCTGCATCAATAGAATTGTCAATATGTTGCATTATATGATGgtataaaacagaaacagagtcCATACTGTGTAAATATGgctatttgtttgtgtgttctcCTTGGCTTTATATAAGAACTTAATGCTCTCCACTTTAACTCTTTTGTCTAGGACATGAAGCTATATTTCTGAGTCCTAGGTGTGACATTTCCGACTTTCCGATGACTATGAACGCATCAGAGCCGCTGCGTGGTGAGGAGGCGCTGCAGCTTCAGACGGACTTTATTTCGTCCTCGGGCGCAGAGAGCGCAGCAGTGGCGTGCTGCCCGTACGTCACATACACGGGACAAGTTTTTACTCTAAAGGACTCTTcggattaattttgtttttttttatttctccaaacaACAGGGTGGAcacttttattgttgtttttgttgttgttttaatgttttcaagTTGAGGACGGAATAAACCGACCAGAGAAGACGCATCAAGTGGATTTTACGCATCAGGTTTACGCAGAGCGAAGACTTTTGGATATTTTGCTCCCTTTTAATAGCTacattgttgttattattattttttgttgattttttttaaatcaattgcttatagtttttactttttaagagTGGCGCTCACGATGCCACTCTCTGGCGCATGTGACTTGTCAGGAGGACTGGCTGGTAAAAATCTTACAGAGTCGTTAATTTTATTGGAACGTGACTGTCGGATATGAACTTTCTCCGTAAAGGTTGCGGGAGCTTCGGTGAATGATTGACAGCGCTTGCAGGGCGCTGGACGAACTCAATTTACCGTCAGAGTTCAACTTGTTTTGAAGATTAACAGACTGAAAGGTGCCTTTTCTCTTGGAGCTGAATGAGACTGGTTTTGACTGACCCAGGAGAAGTTTTCAGCCATGAACGTGGGTTAAAAGAAGCTCTTGTGCCACCCAGTTATTGTTTTACTtaatataaagttaaaattagtcggattattaatatttattcctTATGGTATCAACTGTAAGACTGATGTCGCGCAGCCCTGTTCTCTCACTGGCCCTGATGCTGCTCCTGCTCTGGTATCCTGGTCTCACATTGGGAGCCTCCAAGGACCTGGTGTGTGAACCCATAACTGTCCCCATGTGTAAGGGCATTGGCTACAACTTAACCTACATGCCCAATCAGTTCAACCATGACACCCAGGAGGAGGTGGGGCTGGAGGTGCACCAGTTCTGGCCCCTGGTCCGTATCCGCTGCTCTCCGGACCTACTCTTCTTCCTGTGCAGCATGTACACGCCGATCTGCCTGCCGGACTACCGAAAGCCGCTCCCCCCCTGCCGCTCTGTGTGTGAACGGGCCAAACGAGGCTGCTCCCCCCTCATGAGTCAGTATGGCTTTGAGTGGCCTGAGAGAATGAGCTGTGAGCAGCTCCCCCAGCTTGGTGACGAGATCTTGTGCATGGACCAAAACAGCAGCGAAACTACAACTCTAGCTCCCCCATTCCCCAAATCCACCCCCAAAGTCAGGACCAGACCTCCCAGCTCCTCACAGTGTGACAGGGAGTGCCGCTGCCGTGACCCCCTCGTGCCCATCAAGCGGGAATCTCACAGTCTGTACGGCCGGGTCCAGACCGGACCCCTGCCCAACTGTGCCCAGCCCTGCCACTTGCCTTACTTTTCAGCAGATGAACGCGCCTTCACCGGCTTCTGGATGGGACTCTGGTCGGTGCTGTGCTTCATCTCCACTTTGACCACCGTCGCCACCTTCCTCATCGACATGGAACGCTTTAAGTACCCAGAGAGGCCCATCATCTTCCTGGCTGCCTGCTACCTCTTCGTCTCCTTGGGCTACATCATCCGTCTGGTGGCAGGCCATGAGCGGGTGGCATGTGGTgccagcagcatcagcagcaacCAGTTGCACATCCTCTATGACGCTACCGGTCCAGCTCTCTGCACCCTCGTCTTCTTATTGGTGTATTTCTTCGGCATGGCCAGCTCCATCTGGTGGGTGGTGCTGTCCTTCACCTGGTTTCTGGCTGCGGGGATGAAGTGGGGCAGCGAGGCCATCGCTGGATACTCGCAGTATTTCCACCTCGCTGCATGGCTCATCCCAAGCGTCAAGTCGATTGTGGTCCTCGCCCTCAGCTCGGTGGACGGGGACCCTGTGGCTGGAATCTGCTATGTGGGGAACCAGAGTCTGGAGAATCTGAGGGGATTTGTACTCGCACCTCTTGTGGTTTATCTCTTCACTGGCACACTTTTCTTACTTGCTGGTTTTGTTTCACTGTTTCGTATCAGGAGCATCATCAAACAAGGAGGCACCAAAACGGACAAACTTGAGCGACTGATGATCCGCATCGGGCTCTTCACGGTGCTGTACACGGTCCCTGCCACCATCGTTGTGGCCTGCCTGGTCTATGAGCAGCATTACCGGCCGGGGTGGGAGCAAGCCTTGGCCTGCTCCTGCCTGTCTGAGCGCCAACGATCCGGCCTGGGACCGGACTACGCCGTTTTCATGCTCAAGTACTTCATGTGCTTAGTGGTGGGCATCACATCAGGGGTTTGGATTTGGTCTGGAAAAACTCTGGAGTCCTGGAGGAGGTTTGTGGCTCGATGCTGTCCCTGCTGGCCACAGAAAGCCACTGCACCGCCCTCCATGTACAGCGAGGCAAGTTCAGCTTTAACAGGACACACTGGAACTGGACTGACATCAGGGATATATCACAAAGCACCTCTATCTCATATATGAACTGACTCTGAGGACTTAAGCTCATACATTCTGTACATTTCCACTGTTCAGACAATGTGATCATGGACAAAAGTCAGGACTGTGTCCTTCTGTGCTTCTGCTCTGAATTCAAGCTCTCAAAAACTGACAATAAACATAAGGGACTAAAATattaagagattaaaaaaggaaaaacaatcaaacaggaTAATTACaacttaaagaaaaaggaaaagaagattTATGTCAGATCTTTGTGAAAAGTAACTCCGACCATAAAGCGAAACGTTTGACCAAACTTGCCAATACTTACAGCAAAAAACAATGAAGCTCCTCATGTTTCTTACTATCTGCTTCTCCCAAGCACTGAgaaaaaaagctatttattAATGTGCATATTGTATATATTTGTTGTAAGAAAAGATGAGTGATATGTTTAGTTTCTAAATGACTGCCGAActaaatgtaagaaataaataataccaGAAATAAATTGTATAAATTGTGCATAATTGTGCTGCtgtaaatctgtgtgtgtttgtgtgaacacAAACTGAAAGTGTTGTCATAAACTGTCTTTACTTCGACTTtacatggatttttttattttgtaattttgtcttTATATTGGTTTCTAAGATTACCTCTTAGCTCTGTGATGTTATTAAAGTGTCTGTGAACAGTGAACTAGTTTTGAATGTGTTGTGTGGACATGTGCATGCTTGATGCTACAGTGGTCTTTACCCCCCTCTGCTGGTGAAGAAAGGGACGTTTACTTTATGTTCACAGCAACTTCACACCAGAGATGCTCCAACATTTCTACCATTTGTGTCATATCAGAAAAAGTattatgtttaaacaaaaatctTCTTTAGACAATTCTGCTGTAGACTTCTTTAAATCATATTAAGCATGTTGGGAATCTTTTCTAATAATTTTCTGCCAGTgccaggggtgggtctagaaaataTTTCATGGGGGGTCCAGGAAAAGGCACAGACTTGGACAAGGGTGGCACATGTCAATGATacatttttaagaataaaagGGGGGGTCTGTATTTAGGAATTAATGAACTAAAGTGGTcagttaatgtaaaaataaaagcaaaatttgCAAAAGCAAAGAGtaaatgatatttattttatcattagtTGTTCAAAAAAGATAATCTTGCATTTTATGGCTTTAATCACTGAAAAAGTTTTATCAACCATTCAGCAttattggctgtttaactttggATGGTCATCAAATCTGGTGATTttattacttctttaaaaatgtaaacaggaCAGAAATATCCCCCAATATTTGAGATAAATTCATTTAGTTACAAGTTCATTGGAATGGAGACATTGCCTCTGGCTGCAATGCAACACATAGTTTAtgcaaaagaaatattaaaacatagAAAACAATTCCAACTTCCTCCCAGAAAAAGAACTTTAAGTCTTAAAGTGGACTGAAAAATGACCCTTAACACACATCTAACCTGCTTGGGCTCCATTTTAATACAATGTTGGTTTCTGGATTCTTTgctccatcctccatctgccTGACAGGATTTCTCTCGGTACGCTCGCAGAGCACAAGACACTCATTCTTAATACATTCATTAAATGTCTGTGGTTTACAATCAGCCGTAAATGTATGATTAGGAT
Protein-coding sequences here:
- the fzd5 gene encoding frizzled-5, whose amino-acid sequence is MVSTVRLMSRSPVLSLALMLLLLWYPGLTLGASKDLVCEPITVPMCKGIGYNLTYMPNQFNHDTQEEVGLEVHQFWPLVRIRCSPDLLFFLCSMYTPICLPDYRKPLPPCRSVCERAKRGCSPLMSQYGFEWPERMSCEQLPQLGDEILCMDQNSSETTTLAPPFPKSTPKVRTRPPSSSQCDRECRCRDPLVPIKRESHSLYGRVQTGPLPNCAQPCHLPYFSADERAFTGFWMGLWSVLCFISTLTTVATFLIDMERFKYPERPIIFLAACYLFVSLGYIIRLVAGHERVACGASSISSNQLHILYDATGPALCTLVFLLVYFFGMASSIWWVVLSFTWFLAAGMKWGSEAIAGYSQYFHLAAWLIPSVKSIVVLALSSVDGDPVAGICYVGNQSLENLRGFVLAPLVVYLFTGTLFLLAGFVSLFRIRSIIKQGGTKTDKLERLMIRIGLFTVLYTVPATIVVACLVYEQHYRPGWEQALACSCLSERQRSGLGPDYAVFMLKYFMCLVVGITSGVWIWSGKTLESWRRFVARCCPCWPQKATAPPSMYSEASSALTGHTGTGLTSGIYHKAPLSHI